In the Symmachiella macrocystis genome, GGGCGGGTGGTTCTGTTGTGTCCGGCACAAAAAGACCCCGGCCCAGGATTTCAAGGAGGCGGATGCTAGCAGAATCCACGCAGTAGGTGGAGATGAGATTCACCAAATCCCACTTACCGCGCATTAACCGACCATTGCCCGAAAAACCAGAGCGTTTGCAGCCAGTTCAGTCTGCTGTCACAGCCGTTTCGCAGCTCTCCACCGCGATTTCGCCGCCCGCCAACACGATCTCAAAACCGAGGTCTTCGATCATGGAGACATCTTCTTGCGGCGGCTGGCCGGTCGTTGTCAGATAATCGCTGACAAACAGCGAATTCGCCGCATACAACGCCTGGGATTGCAGGCTTTTGAGATGCAGTTCCCGGCCGCCGGCGATGCGAAGTTCCGTCTGGGGATTGGTAAAGCGGAACATGCACAGCGCCCGCAGACAATCCAATGGGCTCAAATCCCGTTTTCCTGCCAACGGCGTGCCGTCGATGGGATGTAGGAAATTCACCGGAATCGACTCGACCTGGAATTCCCTTAGTGACAGCGCCATCTCCACCACGTCGCTGTTCTGTTCGCCCATGCCGATAATCCCGCCGCTGCACAATTCCAACCCGACATCACGGGCCGCTTTCAACGTGGCGACCCGGTCGGCATATGTGTGCGTGGTGACGATTTCTTCGTGGTACGTTTCGCTGGTATTCAGATTGTGGTTGATCCGATCCACCCCAGCGTCCTTCAGAACCCGCGCGTCCTCAGGTTCCAACAAACCGAGACAGGCGCAAATGTGGAGCGGATAGGCTTCTTTGATTTTCCGCACAGTCGAAGCCACGTGCTGCAACTCCCGCTGCGTCGGTCCGCGGCCGCTCGCAACGATACAATACGTCTTCGCCTTAGATTCAAAAGCTCGTTGAGCACCCGCCATCAGCGTTGCTTCGTCGCTCATGACGTATTTGGGAATGGCCGCTTCAGAGATTTTTGACTGCGAACAGTATCCGCAATCTTCCGGACACAGCCCGCTTTTGGCGTTCTGCAGGAAATAGAGTTGCACCTTGCGACCAAAATAGTGATGGCGGATGCGGAATGCGGCCGCCAACAACGCGGGAATCTCCACATCGCCCGCTTCGAGCACCGTAGTCGCTGCCTCGCGACTGCAAGTTTCGCCGTCCAGTATGCGGCTGGCCAAGTCGTTCCAACGCTGTAGTCCGTATTCTGTGGAATCCATCAAACTCATTGATCACTTGTCTAAGGGAATGACGGGCAATCGCCCGACGTGCGGAAAAACGGGTTGGGACAGGGCCCATCGCTATCAATCGAGCCAATTCTACCGCCATGCCCCCCTGCTTGACCAGTCGAGAGAGAGGATCTGCGTCAACTTAAAGATTGGATTTCGAGGGACTTGGGAAAACTTTGTAATTTTGTCAATTTTCCCTGTAACACTCTTCACGGCATTACGCTTGGCATGGGGCAAAGA is a window encoding:
- the bioB gene encoding biotin synthase BioB, translating into MDSTEYGLQRWNDLASRILDGETCSREAATTVLEAGDVEIPALLAAAFRIRHHYFGRKVQLYFLQNAKSGLCPEDCGYCSQSKISEAAIPKYVMSDEATLMAGAQRAFESKAKTYCIVASGRGPTQRELQHVASTVRKIKEAYPLHICACLGLLEPEDARVLKDAGVDRINHNLNTSETYHEEIVTTHTYADRVATLKAARDVGLELCSGGIIGMGEQNSDVVEMALSLREFQVESIPVNFLHPIDGTPLAGKRDLSPLDCLRALCMFRFTNPQTELRIAGGRELHLKSLQSQALYAANSLFVSDYLTTTGQPPQEDVSMIEDLGFEIVLAGGEIAVESCETAVTAD